GATTTTTACTACGAGTTCACGGTAGTGGCCAAAGTGAAAACCGAGGGGAAAGATCGTAGTAAAAGTCACCGTGTGTTATCAGTGAAAACGGGTACTGAGCATGTTGGTTTGTTAACGATTGAGCAAATCAATCAGGAGATCGCAGTGATGAAAGGTGAACTTGCGGCCAATCAAGCGATCACGGGAGTCTATGTTCAGCCTTTAGTGTGGGATAGTGCGAAAAGTGAAGCAACCAACTATCGCATGAAGTATCCACTGTTGAGCATTGATGCTTACTTAAAATAATCGCTTGATGCTCAAGCCACCTGTTTTGCGAGTAGATAATGATTCCGTTTGCCATCGAGAGGTTGTTTTAAGGGTTTAGCCAGCTAAATCATAAGACACAGCGATAGCGGACGTAAAATACTTGCAGAGTGGGGCGCGTCTTGAGCATAAGTCCAGCAAAGAGAGAAAGCGCCAGCACGGTGATGTGCTGGCGCTTTTTTTGTTTTGCGCTTTCTGCGTATTGATAGAGAAGTGGTGCGAGTCTGTCATCTTCATCCTTTAAGTGGTGTGTATTGGCTTATAGGGTATATATTTATCTAAGTTATTAATCCTATGTCGAAATAGGTATGATATGCGCCCTTACATGCGAGGGAAGAGCGAATGATGAAATACCTGTACATTTCTCACACAGTGTTACAACAGCACTTGGGGTAGTAAGAGGAAGTGACGATAATCAAAAGAAATCCCATGGTCATCGGTGCTTGTGGCTTAGTCTTGCTTATCGCGGCTATGTTGGATGTGCTTTACTTCCATCCTATTTCATTTTCTGATGAAACAACGGTGCTTGACTCGCCAGAAGTGGCTTTTCAAAACACGGCGAGAGGCCAACGTCTGCTTGAGTGGCGTGGCCTAAGTGAATCTGACCCTGCGGCGGTGTTGGCACAGATTAGCGCGATCAATGCAGCACAACTTGCGACGTATACTGAACGCGAGTGGGCATACCTTCATTGGATCAAGTGGCATTGCCATTTAGCCTTAAACCAACCAAGTGAGCAAAAAGAGACGGCCGCCAAGCTGACTGCATTTATTGAGGAGCACGGGCTGACTTGGTTTGAAATCAAGTTCAATATTGAACTTGCGGAGCTCTATCTGCGTCGTGGTGATTATCAAACGGGGCTGGAGTTCATTGACATGGCGGTGAGGCAAGCAAAAACGCATAACGCCGAGCTGTTGCTACTTAACGCCTATAACATCGGTGGCATTCTCTACAACTCGACTAATCAACTGAAACTCTCTCAGCTTTATTTTACCCAAGGTTTAGTTCTGGGTGAGAAGTACCCAGACAATGAGTTTAATGCACGATTTTATAATAATTTGGGGTTGCTTTATGTGCATTTGGAGCAGTGGGAAAAAGCCCTGACACACTTACAAAGTGCCCGAGAGATCTTTGAACAACAAGGGTTGGATAAACCTTCCTTGATGCAAGTGATATTACTCAATGAAGCCTTTGTCTATATCAAGCTGGGCGATGGCGAAAAAGCCAAACAGGCCTACCTGAGTTCGGTGAAGTATCTCTCCGATGCGTCGCCACCTTTCTATCAAATTCTTGACTTAAAAGGGGCAGCACGTCTTCAGAACCTATTGGGCGAACATGAGAAAGGGTTGCAGCTTGCCACTGCCTGTCATGAGCACCCATACGCAACCAGCTTTCCGAAACAATTGGGTATCTGCTTGCTGATCGCGGCGAGAAGTGCAATGGCGTTAGAAGATCCTGAAAGGGCGTTGGCGGACATTGATCGCGCGATTGCCATTTTCCTCCTGCTTGATCACAAGCGTTGGCAAATTCAAGCGCATCTCGAAAAGGCTGAGGTGCTCGAAAAAGTGGGCCGCAGTGATGAAGCATTGCCGCTATACAAAACCTATCATGAGCGACAACGCGCTCAGTTACTCAGTGAAGTGTATGCGTTGGAGTTTGCTTTAGAAACGCAGAAAATTCAGCAAGAACGTGATTTATTGAACACGCAAAATGATTTGAAAGTGGTGCAGTTAAGTAAAGAAAAACTGCGTTTTCGCGTGCTTTTGGTGTGGGCGGTGTTGGCAGTGATGATTGCGTTGGTCATGTTGCGCCGCGCGCAGATCATGCGCCACAAAAACTTAGAACTTCAGGACATCTCGTTTAGGGACCAATTGACAAATGTCCACAATCGACGATTTTATCAACAAGAAGTGGAGCAGTTCGAAGTACTGAACAAACATGCGAGCTATCGTGTTGTGTTAGCCGATATCGATTGGTTTAAACGTATTAACGATCAGTATGGCCATGAAGTCGGCGACCAAGTCCTCGTCCAAACCGCGCGCGCTTTGCAAAGTGTGCTCAACCAAGATGAAATGTTGGTGCGCTGGGGAGGCGAAGAGTTCCTCTGCTTAATGCGAGATGATGCGAGGTTGTCTGCACGGGTAACTTCACTACTGGCTGCTGTCAATGGTAAGCCTATGACGACCGCGCATGGCATGATGGATGTTTCCGTTTCTGTGGGAGTCAGTGCCGTTTACCCAGCCGCTTCATTACGCACTAACGCAACGGCGTTTGTCGAGGCGGATCAGTGTCTTTACCAGGCGAAAGACGCAGGTCGAAATCGTGCCGTGTTTCATTGCGATTAGCACTGCTGGGAGACAGTGTGTGAGACGATGCGAGCGAAGGTGCTAATGCCAGTTTGCCATTGGGGTGTATCGCGATAACAGGCGCTGTTAAAGCGTACGCAGTGATTAAACTGGCCCGCTGTGCCAAATAGGGATCCTGGCAATACGCCAATTTTCTCGTTGACGCACTGATCGTAAATGGCATTGCCATCGACCCCTTCAGGCAAAATAAGCCAACTAATAAACCCGCCTTTCGGACGAGTGAGTTGATACCGGCCTTTTACGTTTTCGTGGGCGTCGAGTGCTTCGCACAAGTGTTGATGAAAGCACTTTTGGTTTTGTTGATAGAGTCTGCGTACGCGGTGGAGCTGTTGGCGATACTTGCCTGTCTTGAGAAAACTTGCCACAGCGGTTTGGACGAGGTTGATGCTGCCCATGTGGTCGCCCATCATCATTTTTTCGAGTGCTTGCTGGTGTTTACCCGCGATGATCCAGCCTAATCGTAGCCGTGAATCGAGGGTTTTTGACATGGAGTTGCAATAGATAACACGGTCTTCTGTATCGAGAGCATAGAGGGGAGGAAGCGTTGCATCAAAGTGTAAGGCACCAAATACGTCGTCTTCAATAATCGGAATATGACCGCTCATGGCTAAAATCTGCTGGCGGTGGGCGAGGGGTATCTGAGATCCCGTGGGATTACTAAAATTTGGCGTCAGCACCATGAGGCTCACCGGCCAAGCATCTAGCGCCTGTTGCATCGCGTCCAAATCGATGCCTGTTGCAGGATGGCTAGGGACTTCAACTACTTGAAGTTGTAACGATTCCATCAAAAGTAAAATGCCGAAATAGCACGGTGACTCAACTAACACGATGTCACCGGGTTTGGTCAACACGCGCAAGACCAAACTGACCGCTTGCTGTGCGCCATATGTCACTGTAATAGCAGATGCAGGCGCAAGCACCCCAAGTTCTTCATTCACTTTTGCCAGTCCTTTGCGTAAGTCATCATCCCCCGGAGGTAGTTGGTAATGACTTGGCGAGTAGGATTGATGGCGACTCTGGCGGCCTATCTCCGCATACAAACTTTTGATTGCTGGCGTATCGATATTCGGGTGTGCTGAGCCAGCGGGCATAGTGAACTCTGTCGGATCGTGCTTGAGAATATGATGAGAGAAGGCGTGTAAATCGACGTCTGCAGGGGAAATGGGAATTGGCGGTAATGTCGGCTGCTGAGATTTAACGCGGTATCCCGAGCGTGGTAAGGCATAAATGATATCGCTTGCTTCGAGTTCTTGATAAGCACGGATAACGGTATTTTTACTCACGGCGAGCGATTGGCTCAGTGCCCGAATGGAAGGCAATTTTTCATCCGCCACTAATCGACCCGTTTGAATGGCGGCCTCGATGTAGTCTTTCACTTGATGATATTTGGCGGCGTTGAGCATCTGCAATTCCTTCGGCGGTGGTTACCCAATAGCGTAGATCAGACTCCTTTCTATCTGTACCCAATAAAAAGAAGTAATCTGTCACTTTTTTCCATAACTGTACCTGCATAGAGTAAATGAAAAGGTCAGTGTCGCCAAGCGAGACAATAATGAGATGTCATCAAGAGGGCACTTAAGTGGCTTGGCATAGAAAGGAAGAATGATGATTAGAATCGTGCCGTTTGTTTTCGTGATCTTATGGGCATCAGGTTTTATTGGTGCCAAATTTGGTCTGCAACATTCAGAGCCATTAACGCTGTTGAGTTTGCGATTTGCTGCCAATGTTGTGCTCTTTTCTGGCTTGCTTATCGTGTTGCGCCGCCGTTTGCCATCTTTGGCGCTGATTGGGCACTCTATGGTGGTCGGTGTGTTGATTCATGCCGCGTACCTTGCGGGGTGTTTTACGGCGATTTCTTTAGGCATGCCTGCAGGTTTAGTCTCTTTGCTGGTGGGTTTACAGCCGCTGCTTACGGCGGTGATACTGGTCAGTAATGGTCGTGCACGGTTAGCGTCTTCTCAATGGTTTGGACTATTGCTTGGCCTCATCGGGATTAGTCTTGTTCTCGGCGGGAAGTTGAGCTGGGAGTCGGATGCTGGTTGGTGGCCTGCGGCGGGTTTTGTCACGCTGGCATTATTGGGAATGACACTGGGGACGCTCTATCAAAAACGTTTTTGTGCAAATGTGGATCTTATTGCGGGTGGCTTGATTCAATATTTTGCCGCGGCGCTACTACTGACACCTTTCGCGCTGATCTTTGAAACGAATCAAATTGAGTGGACGCCAACGTTTATGGCAGCGCTCGCATGGTTGGTGTTTGGTTTGTCGTTTACCGCCATATTGCTATTGCTCGTCATGGTGCGGCTTGGTGAAGCATCGAAAGTTGCCGCAACCTTCTATTTGGTTCCACCCGTCACGGCATTGCAAGCGTGGATTGCATTTGGTGAAACCATGAGTTGGCAAGGTGGCATCGGTTTTGTATTGTCTGCGATCGCCGTCTATCTCGTGTCCGCTAAACCGACGGCGATGCCTACCGCTAAGCAAACCGAAATGAAGCCTAAGTTGCTTTAACCAACGAGAGTGAGAGTGGTGTTGATCAGGCAAATCTCTCCCTCTTGAATATCAAATGATAATCGTTATCACCTAGTGTTAAATTATGTTATAACATAACAATAATTTGCACTAGGTGAGAGAGAAGGTGAAAGAGACAAGTGTTGTTATCGTCGGTGCAGGGCCAGCTGGATTGGGCTGCGCGGCTTTACTCAAACAGATGGGTATTCAAGACAAAGACATGCGGGTTTTTGAGGCGAGCACGATTGGCAGCAGCTTCGAAGCTTGGCCCAAAGAGATGCGCATGATCACCCCGTCATTTCCCAGCAATGGTTATCATCAAACTGATTTAAATGCGATCACGCCAGATACTTCCCCCGCCTTTAGTTTGCATAAAGAGCACCCAAGTGGCGTTGAATATGCCCAATACTTGCGCAATGTCGTTCGCCACTATGACATCAATGTGGATGAGCAGACGCGTATTGTCGATGTGGCACCCCATAGTGATGAAGGCTTTTGGCTAAAAACGGCCACTGGAGACGCTTTTCATTGCCAGTATTTGATCTGGGCAACCGGTGAATACGCAGCGCCTCGATTGAACACCTTTAAAGGCAGTGAACTATGTATACATAACGGCCGTGTCGACTCGTGGGACAATTTCAATGATGACCATTATGCGGTGATTGGGACTTACGAGAGCGGTGTGGATGCCGCGTACAACCTCGCGATTCGTGGCAAACGTGTCACCTTGATTGAAGCAGGCGATGATGAGCAGGCAACCTATGATCCTAGTCGTGTATTGAGCCCATATACCTCTGAACGACTTGCCTCAATGGCCAATATGGACCTTGTCGATCTTGAGCAAGGCTTCAAGGTGATTGAGGTGCGTAATTCGGGTGATCACTTTGAGTTGATCTCTGAGACGGGTGATCTACTCACGAGTAGCGGGCAACCAATCAACTGCACTGGGTTTGATACGTATTTGGGGCCGGCGTCTGAGCTGTTTGACGTTAACGCTGAAGGCTTTCCTCAGGTTAATACCTTTGATGAATCGACCCTGCACCGTAACCTTTTCTTAGCAGGCCCGAAACTGGTACATGGCAACAACTTGCTGTGCTTTATCTACAAGTTTCGCGGCAGATTTGCTACTCCATGCAGTGTGATTGGCGCAGAGCTTGAATTAGACACGTCGATCTTACGTCATTATCAACAAGCGGGCATGTTGCTTGATGATTTCACCTGTTGTGAAGCACAAGAGTGTTTCTGTTAACGATAAAAGACGAGGGAATGTATGTTGAAAAATCGTGTTGCTAAAACGGTTAGCTTGTTTACTCACTCAACCAGTTTGCTGCTGGCGGCCATTATTGTCGGTTCGATAGTTGGATTGATGTCACCCAAGATGGGAAGTGTGGCCGGCAATTATATTGACCCAACCATCTTAGCTTTGGTGGTGTTGTTGCTATTTGAAGTGCCGATAAAAGGGATCTTTAAAGGTGGCGCTAATATACGATTTATTAGTCTGGCTTGGATACTCAACTTTATGGTGATTCCCTTGATTGGTTTTGGAATCGCCTCACTGTTCTTATCAGGAAAACCACTGTTTTATACGGGCCTTGTGATCTATTTTATGGCGCCTTGTACGGATTGGTATTTAGGTTTTACCCGTTTGGCAAAAGGCAACGTGGAGCTAGGGGCGACATTATTACCCATTAATATGATCAGCCAGCTGGTGTTATTTCCTGTGTACCTACTCGCCTTTAATACGGTGATTGAATATAAAATTGATCTCTCGGTACTCATGGATTGGTTTATTCAGCCCCTTATCGCTGCGGCTGTATTACGATTCTGCCTACATCGATTCATTGATAGAATACTTCCCTTGTGTAGTGCATTAATTCCACTTGTCTTGATGCTGTTAGTTGGTCAAATTTTTGCAGCAAATATCAATGAACTGGCAGCTCATTTATCGATTGTGCCACTGTTACTCTTTGCTATTTTTGTCTTCTTTATTGTGACATTCGCTGTGGGTGAACTGGTTGCCAAAGTAGCAAAGCTTGCCTTTCCAGAGCATTGCTTGCTGACATTTACGACGGGTGCGAGAAACGCCCCTTTGATGCTCGGACTGACCACGGTCGCGATGCCTGATCAGCCATTGATCTATGCGACGATTACCATCGGCATGCTGATTGAGTTCCCGCACCTTACAGCATTAAAGGCGATTTTCTTAAGGCGCTACAAAGCGTCGGAATCGGCACCATCATTGGTTAACAGAGAGGCATAGAGGGTTGGCTCAAGCACCCTGAAGTCGCTTGAGCCCATGGATCCATAAGGCGCTTGGCGGATGAGTTTTCCGTTAAGCGCCGCGTGGGGCAAATATGATAATCGCCATACCTGAGATAGCGACAGAAACACCGACGATATCCCAAACCGTTGGCCGAATGCCATCGACGAGCCATAACCAAAGGATGGCGACAAAAATATACACACCACCGTAGGCGGCATAGACGCGTCCTGCAGCGGTAGGATGAAGCGACAGTAGCCAAGCAAAGAGTGCGAGAAAACAGGCCGCTGGGAGCAACAGCCAAACTGTTTTTCCCTCCTTTAACCAAAGATAGGGCAGATAACAGCCTAAGATTTCTGCGATAGCAGTGATAAAAAAGAGTCCAATGGTTTTAACGTCTAGCAAGGTTGTTTCCTTTTTGCTTTCACTTGATGCGCTTGTTCGCTTCTGAACAGGAGCCTAAGTATACCTACCATGATGGCGGAGATGAACGCAGTTTTCGAGCCGGTGTCGCCCAACCGACGTCAACACCTTCTAGTTGATAAGGTAACGGTAAGCGCAATATGGGGCCCCAATCGGTTTTTTCAGCGATACTGGTTGCCGCATAAGAGTCTTTGCTTGTCGCGGACGGTTTATCCATCTCGTGCGCTTCAATGACCTCGGCGTCCAGCATCAGCTGTGCTTGACGAGCCAATGACAAATGCGCTGTTGCGACACCTCCTCCAGCGTGTTGTATGCGCAGTGCTTGCATGACCGTCGCCGCGGCAAGATAGCCCGTTGCATGATCGAGCGCTTGATAGGGCAAGGCGGTGATCGCCCCTTCATGTTGCACGGCCAAACCACTGCTGCGTTGGACTAAACTGTCGAATCCACGGCGATGCGCCCATGGCCCCGTGGCGCCGTAGGCGTTGATGCTGACAGAAATGAGCGCGGGGTTCAGTTCTGATAGGCGGGCTGTGGTGAGGCCGAGACGAGGCAGGGCATCTTTTCGATAGCCGTGCACTAAGACATGCGCTGATTGAATGAGGGCAATCAATTGGGCGTAATCTTCTGGCTGATGAAAGTTGAGTTCAGCACAGTTTTTGCCAACCCCGATATCAATGGAGTTGCCGCCTTCATCCCAGTGAGGCGGGTCGATACGTAACACGTTCGCGCCCAAACTGGCAAGAAAGCGTGTTGCCACAGGCCCTGCGATCACGCGTGTGAGGTCAAGCACACGTAGGCCTTGTAGTGGTCGCTGAGGAGATCGCAATTGCCATTCAGGGCTGGCATGTGGTGCAAGCTGCCAATCTACAATAGGCGCTTTGGCAATCGCGATACCTTGCGGGTGAGATTGCCATTCGCTCCGGGTGCGTAAGCTAGCGGCACAGCCTCCCGCGTCAACAATGGCCGTTTCAAGCGCTTGGCTTTGCCATTGCGCAACCGCCTCTTGTGCTTCCTCAGGCGCAGTGACGCCTCCGAGTACCGCAATCGCCCGCTCTCTATGGTGTTGGGCATTGGTGTGGAGACGAATCCAACCATCTCGGGTTTGATAGTCGCGGGCAAAGGCGTCCCACTCGGAAGGCAGAGACCATCCTTGAGGCATAACACTGCTCATACACCACTGGTCGACCAATGAACGGTTTACATTGGCTTGTGGAGAGGTGCCAAAATACTCTTTGATGAACATTTGTGTAGATGCTACCGCGGCACGTACCGATGACGTCGCAAGCTCGTTCACACCTTGCATTGGCGAATCTAAGCCAGCAGAGAGGGTTTGATGAGGGGATGTATTTTCCGTTTCACGATGTAGCGCTGTTTGAATTTCTGAATATATCATCTCTCTGCTCCTTGAGACTGCGTTGATTTTTGACGTTAACGCCACTCCTCTGTATCTCTTTCATCGTCAATCCGAGCGCGTTTTTTATCCTATGCATAAATGAATAAATGCAAAAACGCGTTATCGAACTGACATTGCTCGGCAAATTTGCTGTTGAAGTAACGTCGAACATTGTGGGTTGTTTGGAAGCGATTAGCGCTCCGATTTCTGCGTTAAAGGTGTTTGAAAGGGAAGGCCATTCCTTCACACCTTTGCCTTGAACTCGACGCGCTAGGCCGCTTCTGAATCCTGCATCTTGAGGTGGTTTGAGTATAACTATCTTTCCCTGCGTCGTTTACTTTGTCGTTGTCATAAAGTGCGTTGCACAGACTTTGTTACCGAAAGGGTCTCGTAGGTACGCAAGATAGAGTTTTCTCTCAGGGCTAGAGCGGACTCCCGGTGGCTCTTCACATGTCGTGCCACCATTTGCCACCCCAGCGGCGTGCCAAGCATCAACGAGCGCTGGACTACTGGCTTTAAAACCCACCGTCATGCCATTGCCGACAGTAGAAGGCTCACCGTTGACTGGCGCAGTAATGCCTAACACCCCTTCTTGGCTTAAATAGAGGCAGCGTCCTCTGGCATCAATAATGCCTTCTGAATAGCCGAGCACCGCCATGATGGCGTCATAAAATTGCTTTGACTGCTGGATATTGTTCGAACCGATCATGATATGACTAAACATCTTAACCTCCTTGGTTGCATATCCATACTTTGCCTCAAGGTGGTTTTATTGTCGAGTTTGATAGTTTGCTGCAGTGATGAACTCACCGAAGGTTTCGCACCAAACGACGACCGTGCTGTATTTCGATACATCAATGTGTTGAGGGACTTGAACCACAAAGTTCTCGAAGGTCTTCACATCGCCGACGAGGACCATGCTGGATTTAAGCTGATTGAATGCGGCTTCTGTCTCAACAAACTGTGGCGACAAATAGAGCTTGTAGTCAGGCCCCGGTGCGAGCTCGCCCATTAAGGTAATAAACGTGGGTGTAATGGCCACCTCGCCTTCGCCCCAGTGAAATGCGTCACTGTCTTCTAGGTCACGCCTGAACTGAGCAGTGAATTGCGCTTGGCTGGCGATGGTTGAGACTTCGGACTGAGTGGGCGCAGGCGGGGCAATGAGGATAGGTAGCAGGTAAATACCGAGGGCGAAACCTGCGGCAGCCATGCCGAGGTGAGACAGGGTAAGGGCAGCGAATGTTTTTACTCTCATTGGTTTTTTCAACTCCTTGAATCGCGTGGCTGATGGGTAAACAAATCGTGCCTAGCCTTTTGCTTAAACATCTTGAGGTGACTTGAGTATAGTCACAGGCGTCGATTGCGCTATCTAATGATAAGGGGTTGCTGTGGCGAGAAAAAACACCCTCTTGAAGTAAGAGGGTGTCGACGGGTAAACCTTGAAGCGCGGTTAGGTGCTGAGTGTGCAGTTTTTAGTGCACACAGTTAGGGAAGTTGATGTTCGCATCTGGTAGCGCTTCTTTCAGCGCCTCAATGTCCGTCTCTGGAATTGGATTGCAGTAAAGATTGATTCTTCGGATATCCGGAGAATTAGAGACAAAATTGTCGATAATATTACTTGGAATGCTTGTCAGATTATTTCTGGCTAGCTCAACATCTTGCAGGCCTTTTAGCTTTGACAGCTCATAAATGTCGTTGATATTGTTACCACTCATCCAAACATGACTCATTGACTCTAGCTCACTCAGCATTTGGGTATTCTGCAAGTTGTTATTGTCCAGATTCAGCTTTTGCAGATTGTGAGTTTCAAACACAGGTAAATCAGTAAGATTAGTGTAGCTAATTTCAAGATAATCGGTGATGGGTAACTTTGTGACGCTCTCGATTAACGTTGGCATGTTTGAAGCATTTCGAAATGCGCCAGCAAAATTAGCTTCAACTAACTTATCCATATGTGAAAGGCTAATATCTGTATCAATATTGTTCTCCCAAAGTGCCAATATTTCTAATTGATCGCTGTGTTGCAATGGCGTGATGTCAGTAACCCCCGTTTCTATAACCATCAACAGCTTTAAATTTGGATGCTGGGAAACAAAAGAAAGATCTTCAAATTCGAAGCTGCGATGGTTCATGAAATGTTCAAGGCTGTTCAACTCTGCAAGAGGACTGAAATCCGTCAAGGTTTGCTCTTCAAACCAGAGTGATTTCAAGTTTTTCAAGGTAGCCAGAGGGGCAAGGTCTTCTAGCTTCTCACCATCGTGGTCAGGATGTAATGTATCTGGCAGAGCAAAGGTATAACCCAGCGTTTTTTCTTGGAATAACTCGCGTGCCGCATCACGACGTGCAGAGTCTTCTGCGGACGCAAGGTGTGGACCTGAGTTGAAGCCGAGGAACTCTAGATTTGGCATGCGGTGGATGCCATTCAGCGTGCGTACATCATTACATTCAATTAGCTTGATTTCGTCAGCATATTTTGCGCCTGCATTAGCAGGGTGGAACTGTACGTTGTAGTCGATACACGCTTGTAGTTGTTGATCTTCTACGGTGAGGTCTGAAATCAAGAGACGTTCTTGATCTTGATACTGACAGCCAGTAAGTAGGCCTGCGGCCACTGCGCCAACGAGCGTTAGTTTTACGTTTTTCATAATGTGTCTCAAATTCTTGTTGTCATTTTTAAACAATGGGTTGCCCTGTCCTATGCCTACTGCACAGGAAGGTGAGTCTGTTTCCCTGTCTGTTTGAGGAGATCGCCAATGACGATATCGATCATCTCGGTGAGGCTTTGGTCACCTTCGACAGTCAGAGGGAGTTCCAACACGGGTTTATCTATTCGCTGCTGAAGCCAGCTTGCTGGGCGGCTGTCTTGGTGCGATGAATAAACAATGAGGTCGACCGCATCCGCACCCAGTTGAGCAAGCGAGTGTATATGGGCATTGGTCGGGGATAATCCCGGTTTCGGCTCCAAATCACCCACTTGCGCGATACCGAGCCAATCGAATAGATAGCGATAGGTGCCGTGATAGCCGACGACATTTAGCCCTTGAAGTGGTTCCGCGACCTCTTCCCATTGCGTGATCTGCCTGTGCCAGTGGCCTCGAAAACGAATGCCGTTTGCTTGGTATTGGCGGGCGTTATCCGGGTCTATGTCGACAAGTCGGGCTGTCAGTGCGGTAGAAATACGAGGCATGTCTTTGACTGCAAATTGAACATGCGGATTACCGTGAGCGTGAATATCTCCCATACTGCGATCCACGTGGTCGTGGGTATCGAGCATGGCGACATACTCAGAGGCATAAAACATGCCTGATTGCCCATCTTGTACCTTGGCATTGTTACTGCGCGCTTGTAGCATCGGTAACCAACCAATCTCTAATTCTGCCCCTGAACACACTGCCAGATCTGCACGGCGCATTTGAGAAATCAGCGATGGGCGAGCTTGCACATAATGCGGATCTTGGCGCGACGTTGTCGCCGCATAGATGTTTGCATGCGGTGCATGGGCGCGCACAAGTGCGCCCCATTCAGGTTCACAAACAAAGACATTCAACGCATGGCTCGGTAAGGCGTAACTGGCAGCAAAGATTGCCAGTAGCGCTAACGTTTTCGGCGCAAAGCGTGATTGTTGGTTGTGTGTCGCTGGCTTAAGCCATTTAGAAAGCATGGGCACCGTGAGCTCCAAAACTCATGACATACTGCAGCGTGAAAATGTTGTCCTCGCGGTCATGGCGTTGATTTTCTGCGCGCGTGTATTGGCCACGGATAGTGCCAAAGTGCGATGAGTTCCACGCCAGCATGAGATCGAACTCTCTTTCCGTTTCACGTTTGAAGTACGGGTAATGGCCATACATTTTTACATCAAAGTCTTCGGCTTCACTGTAGCGAGCGCCAACTGACCAACTTGGGCTTAAGCGATAAACGCCAGAAAGATAGAATGCATCTAGGGTGCCGGGGTAGTCATGCTCGAACTTGTAATCTCGGCTGGTCGCATCATTCAGTCGTAACCACTCTGCACTTACGGTGAGGTTTTGATACTTGTAGTTGCCGTTAGGCGCCCACTTCCAAACAAAGTCCATGCCGTAAAGGTGTTTACCTGTCACTGAAGCACTGTGGCTATGATCATGGTCATGTCCAAAGCGATGAGG
This DNA window, taken from Thaumasiovibrio subtropicus, encodes the following:
- a CDS encoding VOC family protein; the protein is MFSHIMIGSNNIQQSKQFYDAIMAVLGYSEGIIDARGRCLYLSQEGVLGITAPVNGEPSTVGNGMTVGFKASSPALVDAWHAAGVANGGTTCEEPPGVRSSPERKLYLAYLRDPFGNKVCATHFMTTTK
- a CDS encoding CoA transferase, encoding MIYSEIQTALHRETENTSPHQTLSAGLDSPMQGVNELATSSVRAAVASTQMFIKEYFGTSPQANVNRSLVDQWCMSSVMPQGWSLPSEWDAFARDYQTRDGWIRLHTNAQHHRERAIAVLGGVTAPEEAQEAVAQWQSQALETAIVDAGGCAASLRTRSEWQSHPQGIAIAKAPIVDWQLAPHASPEWQLRSPQRPLQGLRVLDLTRVIAGPVATRFLASLGANVLRIDPPHWDEGGNSIDIGVGKNCAELNFHQPEDYAQLIALIQSAHVLVHGYRKDALPRLGLTTARLSELNPALISVSINAYGATGPWAHRRGFDSLVQRSSGLAVQHEGAITALPYQALDHATGYLAAATVMQALRIQHAGGGVATAHLSLARQAQLMLDAEVIEAHEMDKPSATSKDSYAATSIAEKTDWGPILRLPLPYQLEGVDVGWATPARKLRSSPPSW
- a CDS encoding DM13 domain-containing protein — encoded protein: MRVKTFAALTLSHLGMAAAGFALGIYLLPILIAPPAPTQSEVSTIASQAQFTAQFRRDLEDSDAFHWGEGEVAITPTFITLMGELAPGPDYKLYLSPQFVETEAAFNQLKSSMVLVGDVKTFENFVVQVPQHIDVSKYSTVVVWCETFGEFITAANYQTRQ
- a CDS encoding metal ABC transporter solute-binding protein, Zn/Mn family; amino-acid sequence: MLSKWLKPATHNQQSRFAPKTLALLAIFAASYALPSHALNVFVCEPEWGALVRAHAPHANIYAATTSRQDPHYVQARPSLISQMRRADLAVCSGAELEIGWLPMLQARSNNAKVQDGQSGMFYASEYVAMLDTHDHVDRSMGDIHAHGNPHVQFAVKDMPRISTALTARLVDIDPDNARQYQANGIRFRGHWHRQITQWEEVAEPLQGLNVVGYHGTYRYLFDWLGIAQVGDLEPKPGLSPTNAHIHSLAQLGADAVDLIVYSSHQDSRPASWLQQRIDKPVLELPLTVEGDQSLTEMIDIVIGDLLKQTGKQTHLPVQ